Proteins encoded together in one Miscanthus floridulus cultivar M001 chromosome 16, ASM1932011v1, whole genome shotgun sequence window:
- the LOC136510666 gene encoding putative F-box protein At5g55150 — translation MRDVFFREIVLSAPHDVAGLECVAMAMLRCSTEVAFCWVGVDSAWMLLDIKLEFSVGSIVHCQDKFLAIDCTGEISVCSSNAAGATPTATLLPSLSPPVRLCHRSYLESNGELHIVGAMVSMFHETQSFTYSSAIYKCNLHDRTPEWSRVRNIGDQTLFVSKYFTESFSGTSVSKYKENKIYMSEPLYGHPYDLVHRLEIVDIATGASEVKLVQEKM, via the coding sequence atgagggacgtgttcttccgtgagatcgtgctctcggcgccgcATGACGTTGCCGGCCtcgagtgcgtggccatggccatgcttaggtgctccacggaggtcgcgttctgttgggttggagtcgacagcgcatggatGCTACTCGATATCAAACTGGAGTTCTCTGTGGGGTCCATCGTtcactgccaagacaagttcttggcgatcgactgcactggagaaatctctGTCTGCAGCAGCAATGCTgccggcgctactccaaccgcgacgctgctgccatcgctgtcaCCACCTGTGAGGCTCTGCCACCGTAGCTACctagaatcaaacggtgagctacacattgtgggtgccatggtgagcatgttccatgagacacagagcttcacctacagcagcgcgatctacaagtgcaacctccacgaccgtacaCCGGAGTGGTCTAGGGTGAGGAACATCGGCGATCAAACATTGTTCGTGTCTAAATATTTCActgaaagcttcagtggaacaagtgtatccaagtacaaggagaacaaaatctacatgtctgagccattgtatgggcatccatacgacttggtccatcgactagagatcgttgatattgctaccggcgcatccgaagtgaagctTGTCCAGGAAAAGATGTAG
- the LOC136512324 gene encoding uncharacterized protein, with amino-acid sequence MQRSLWRHTISSPACVHAIESSDDGSRRSTMPSSNNEEPRKKMNKKVMKLHTLPLKHRQRIPQVLRSLSWGATAKKDDPSQNKKDGVVCDHEREESDANTFVSANSSELHSFSTGVDVDDEPPSFRLSPPPPIFPTGSIERTPPASPMKIVRKLPFGYVIGRQLDTPTPSPPPSVTTLSRIIKTAMPLMAWLHLRSRSRMVKKKVGHAFKQVCQRGRREGVEETDGCGNDDEDVLWKKDVKGLRCRRVQDDDAPY; translated from the coding sequence ATGCAGAGGTCTCTCTGGAGACACACCATCTCGTCCCCTGCCTGTGTCCACGCCATCGAAAGTTCCGACGATGGCTCtcgccgctccaccatgccatcatcaaaCAATGAAGAGCCAcggaagaagatgaacaagaaggTAATGAAGTTACATACCCTGCCCTTGAAGCACAGACAGCGCATCCCCCAAGTGTTAAGATCGCTCTCTTGGGGTGCCACTGCCAAGAAGGACGATCCCAGCCAAAACAAAAAGGATGGGGTCGTCTGTGACCATGAGCGTGAGGAGAGCGATGCGAATACGTTTGTGTCCGCCAACAGCTCCGAGCTGCACTCCTTCTCCACAggcgtcgacgtcgacgacgagcCCCCGTCGTTTCGGCTCAGCCCGCCGCCGCCCATCTTCCCAACCGGCAGTATCGAACGCACTCCCCCAGCCTCTCCCATGAAGATCGTCCGAAAGCTACCATTCGGGTACGTTATTGGTCGTCAGCTGGATACCCCCACGCCATCACCGCCGCCGTCTGTGACAACGCTGTCAAGAATAATCAAGACTGCGATGCCATTGATGGCTTGGCTGCACCTGCGGTCGAGGTCACGGATGGTCAAGAAGAAGGTTGGCCATGCTTTCAAACAAGTATGTCAGCGAGGCAGGCGTGAAGGTGTAGAAGAAACCGATGGCTGCGGCAATGacgatgaagatgtgttatggaaGAAGGACGTGAAGGGACTTCGCTGTAGGCGGGTGCAGGACGACGACGCTCCATACTGA